The Pirellulales bacterium region TTGAGATCGGCCAGCTTGCCACGTTTGCGCTCGCGACCCATCCATACTCCTTCCTGCGCGTTCCAGCGGCGCTCGCGGTGAAAGAGATAGAAAATGTCGCGGCGGGTATCCCCATACTTTTCATTCAATCGCTCGATGCCTTCGCCCACGAGACGTACGAGCTCGGCATCGCCGGGGAGCGTCTCTTCGGCCGCGTCGAGAAAGTCGGTCAATAGGGCAAAGTGTAGGTGCGGGTCGCGATTGGCGAGGTACCGCACTTCGAGCCCTTCCAGCAGATGGTCGATGCTGGCGGCGGAGAGCATGGTCGGAGTAGCCACCAGGGTGCGCTGTTCGGCCGGAATCCCGCGTTCAAAGTCCAGGCGAGGCAGCGACTGTGGGCTCAGCAATTGCGTTGCTAGCCAGTTGATGAGTCCGCTCGCGAGCTGCGAAGCTGTCAACAGCACCGGCACGGAGAGCCACAGCAGGGCGAGCCCGTCCACTCCCTGTCGATGCGACCAACCCAGGACAATGAGTGTGACCACCAAAGTCACCAATGCAATCGCCGACAGGTAACAGACGAGCGGAAATCGTCGCTGCAGCTTGTCGATTACCACGGCGGGCGAGAGACGCATCCTTGCGAAATGCTCGAGCTTGGACCGGCCACGATCGACGAGGAAATAGCCGACGTGCGCCGCGCGGTCATGGGGCCTTTCGCGGGCTTGCTTCTCCGCCAGTTGGACCGCCTTGAGGGCTACGTCGTATTCGGTGAGCTCACTGCGCCGGGCGATGCCTTCGACCGCGTGACGGTATCGATCGCGCGTGGCAAAGTCCATTTCGGTATAAACGCGCGCGGGATCGTCGGCCAGCGTCCGTTCGATCAGGCTTTGCTCACTGACGAACTGTCGCCAATCGTGGGAGTTGAGGAATCTCAGGCTGTTGATACTGTTGCCAATCGAAACCTGATCGGCAGCCTGGGCTTGTCCTTCGGCACGCACGAGTTGCTCGGTCGTCAGGCCTTGATCCGCCAGGCGATGTTCGAGCCAGTTATTGGCGAAGGCGAAGTTCGGATTCTGTCCCTGCAAGTGACGCGTCAGCTCGGCGAGGAATGCGCCCGACAATGGGGGATTCGCACGGGCCATATCAGCTAAAACTAGGATCAAGTCTGTGGGCTTGTGCTCCACAACATTCACCATCCGCTCGGCCCAATCGCTCGCCGTGTCGCGGTCGCGACGGGCGGCAGCGATCCTCACGGCAACGCGGCGCAGATTCTCGATGAGCGCAAGCCGCAGCATCAGCGGCAAAGCCCAAAGTTCTCCCAGTTTGAGCGACTCGACCGACTGGTAAGAGGCGACAAACACGTTGAGACTGGTCGCATCCACTCGCCCATCGACGTGGGCAATTAGTTCCAATGCGATCCCGTAGGCACGCGGCAAGCTGGCGGCCGCACCACTTTCCAAACGCGGTAGCTCACGGCTATAGGAAGGTGGCAGCAGTCGCCGGATCGCACGGAGCTGTTCTTCGACGAGATAAAAGTTGTCGAGCAGCCATTCGGCAGCCGGTTCGATGCGACGGTTCTGATCGGCCGCGGCCGTGACTAGATCGTAGGTCTCGATCAGCACTCGCTCGTTTTCATCGAGTCGCGGCAGGAGCTTGTCCCGCCCCCGACCTGCTGTCAATGTGTGCGAAGCTGCAACAGTCTTCGCATGCCGCTCGAGCTGATCGATGCTAAAGAGTTCCGCGCGTAGCGGCGGTTCGTCGGCAAGACTGTTCAGCGACAGTGCATGACCGGCGGGATTCCGCCAGGACATCAATTTCAGTAGTTTCTTGGAGATTTCCGGGACGGGCACTGCAGCCTCCTTTTTGCGCCTGAGCCCGCTTGTGCCACAGGAGCACATACTTTCAGCCTGATGTCCACCCGATCTCCGAAAACCTCGCGGAGTTCGCTTTCGAGCGTCAACCGGGCACGGATGTTCGGGCTTCGAAGGACGGCAGGATGTTGTCAGACGGTCATCGACCAAAGAGCAACGCGGCACGCTCTGCCGACTTGATGCCTTGGTGATGCAACCGGCGAGATTGTTCGCTCGGTCATGGCCGCATGGGGCGTAATGCCCCACACTAAGCGTCGCTTTCTGCCAGCCTCATGGCCAGGGCTCGATAGGCGAACAGCGATATCAATAGGCCCGCGATCGCCATCAGCAGACTGACAAAGTCGAAGGGGGTCGATTTGTCGCCAATTGCGAGGGTACCAATCAGGCCACCCGCGAAGGCTCCCGCAAGCCCTACGCCAATCGCCACCATGATTCCTCCAGCCGGTGGACCAGGCATGATCCACCTCGCCATCGATCCCGCGGCGACACCTAGCACAAACCACAAAAGCATTCCCATGAATAGTTCCATCAAGCACGGTCTCCTCGTGTTGGGATCAAAAAAAAGCCGACGTGGCGGAACGCCCTAGGGCATTCCACCACGTCGGCCTACTGATTAACGGGCCTCGCGCGAAAGCGAGTGGCCCTTTATTTAGTCTTCCGATCGTTCCACAAGAGCAGTTGGAATCGCCGCTTTTGCGAAAGCTGCGGCGCCAATGGCTCCTGCACCTCTATTGTAGGGCATGAAAGCGCTTCCACAAGGCGAAGCCACCTCGGGCGCGACGCCAGCGCGACAGAACGCGCTTTTCGTGCATAATAGAGCGCTGGACAGCCGTTGGGATCAGATCGTTCGTGACTTGCCGAGAAGGATCAATCTACTGAGCAGTAGTCGTCAAGGGGTACGTCTGCACGCGCCTTAGCGGAACCACCAGCAACGCAGCAACCAGGCATTGAGCGCGAAGAGCTGTTCATGGGACAATTGTCCTTTCGGCACTCGCTTCAATTCGCCGATGGTGGTGATACCCAGCGGCACAAAATGCTCGCGGAAACGGCCCTCGAAGACCGCCTCGAGTGACGCATCGTCGGTCAGTTTGCTAGGGTATTCCAATTCGCTTGCTGAGCTCGGCATCGTGAATCTCGCGATCTCTGTCGGTTGGCTTTTCTAGGGATGTCAAACTTGAGGATGACGTCGACGCCTGGTTGGTTCGAGCGGCAGGACGAGAACCCGCACCGTCGGACACAGCCATGCTGGCCGATTGCGGACGATCCGCCAAAATCGTTCGGTGGGTGACCAACTCGTTTGTATCTGTCCGCACATCTCTTTGATCTCGCGCGCGGTGGGAACGTACCCCAAGTTAAAACCCGGCACTCTTGTCGTCATTTTGAACTCTCCCTTGACCAGCACTAAGCCGGCCGTTCGTAGAAACTTCTCCGCCAGTGCGTTCCGATATAATACTGCCGCGCGCCGTTGATGGTTGTTCGTCGGCATACCGGCGGCCTTTTTGATTCGTCCCTGGATGATCTCGGTCGTGTCCAGTACGGTGACGCCTTGCTCCGAGATGGTGGCAATGCGAAAGAGTCGCAGCTTACAAGCACCTCGACCGGGTAAGGTGACAAGTTGTGGGCGTTGCATATCGTGCATTGGTCATTGCTCAGGTCGTTGTTGTTCGCGTTCCACGTGCCTTCATTAAAGATCGCTCCCGTTCCACTTGTCTTCTGGCAAGCTCTCGGTGAGTAAGAACACCTGGACCATGGTGCCACTCGTGAAGACGTGGACCACCGCCCCAGTGCTCGGTTCTATTTCGGCAGTTGCGTCACGCACCTCGACGCCGGTGATGCGTTTGATCTCCTGACGTAAGGGCTCAGACGAACTGGCGAACAATTGCCGGTGGAATTCCTGTACCTGGGCGGCCCCCGCCGCACTTTTGGCCAGGGCCTCCTCGGCTGGTGATAAGACCCCGTGCAGCGTGACGACCAGCGTGTCGGCGCTCAGCACGACGGTCACTGTCTTGGGACTGTGTCCCGTCCGCTGTCGCTGGAATTCGCTGGCCGCCAACGCGATCTGCTGCGCCATATTCGTCGATGCAGTATTCATGAGTGAACTAGGGTGATGGAGAAGTCACGGTCAACTTGAACTCATCCGTGGCATCGACTTCGCTGCTCGTGGTGTGACCGGTCACTTTGACCGTGAACTCACCCAGTGCCGCGTCGTCAGCCGCCTTGAGCACGAGTTGCGAGTCTGACTTGTCGCGCTCGATGCTGGATCGGTCGTTGACCTGGCTGACTCCTGAGGGAAGCCCTTCCAACTTGATTGCCACTTCGTCACTGAAGTTCTGCCCCCGGCTGATCCCGACGGCAAAGTTCAGATTGTCACCCTGTTTGACGGTGACCGCCTGAAATGGCAGGCTCAAACGGTACGAATTGTCGGCCTCGTCGAGGACCGGCTTGTTGGCGAGGGTTTCCTCGAGAAAAGAGTTTGCAGGCTTGCGCGGAACGTCCGCTCGGAGGCGCTCGCCAACCTTGGCAAGCACGACAAAAAAAGCCGGCATGGTAGATTGCTCTCCACCACGCCGGCTTACTCGTTATCTGGCCTCCCAGCGGAGCTGGGGTGCCATTTAGCTAGTCTTCCGAAAGCACTTTCGACGCAGTCGTCGACAAAAAAACCGATGTGATCAAGCACCGCGAGGCACTCGGTCACATCGGCTTACTCGTTAACGAGCCCCCGACGGTATCGGGCTGCTCTTTCGTAGTCTTCCGACGATTGCCGCACTTTGCCTGAATGCTCCTTTGTCGGGCAGCTCTCAGGCACTTGTACTCTACGCTTCTGTGGGACGAAGGATAGTCTAATTCCGCAACGTTTCGCGAAATGGTAGCATATCTGCGAATTGGGGCTCGTTTTGGCGATCATTCCTCTCGCGATACATAGCACGCCCATCCGCCTCTCAGGGGTCTTTCGCCACGTGCTGGGACAGTAGAGGTCACCATGAAAACCCAGGGAGAGATCGAAGCCGCCATCTGCGCGGGAATCGCGCGCTTTGAGCAGGAATACATGGGGCGCGGTCCCAAGGATATCCACACGCACCTGATCGGCGACTTGCTGGTCGTCCGGTTGCTAGGCGTGTTGACCGCGGCCGAACAGCAACTCGTGAAGACTTCGCCGGTCGAGAAGGGCAGAGATCTTCTCAAGCAAGTTCGCACGCAGTTGATCGAAACGGCGCGGCCGCTGCTGGAAGCGATGGTTGAAGGGGTGACCGGCGTCAAAGTACTTAGCGTGCATCATGACATCAGCACGAAAACAGCCGAAGAGGTCATCATCCTCACGCTGAGTGAGGCACCTGGCGTTCGCGAGACGAAAAGGAAGTAGTCGCTTATGCAAGCGGCGTTGGCGCGAGAACCCTACTTCAGCTGGTCCATATGGAGCAGGCTGCCCCAATCGCGGCACGACAGATGATTAGCGATACTGCGGAGCTATGCGCTCCGCTAACCACTCCCAGTTTGCAGGAAAGTCAGCAATAAATCAGCTTGATATCTCGATCGTGAAATCCGGGTATTCGCGCACGAGTGTGCAATAGATACGGAGGTGCTCGAGTGCTACTTCCATTCGTGCGGCATCCAAATGCCTGAACTCCGAGGTACATGGCTCGTGGCCACCGCCGAATTCCCAAGTGATCTCGCACGACGGCTTGTTAAGAATGGCCTTGGTCGGCGGCGCTACTCTTCCGCTCCAACATCCATAATCGATCAAAACGGCACAGCGCGCTTTTTCGGCAAGACTGAGGGACATCGGCTGGCTTGGTTGGTCGATCATTTGAGTCGATCGGCCTCGCCGATGCGATGTGCGGGTAGCGATCCGCTCCAATCAAAAGAAACCAACCCTCGAATACCCAGCAGAACAGCCACCAAGAAAGTGCCGACCAGGAGTGCCGCCATGAAGTATCCACGTCGGGTCGATTTCCTGGGCGCGGCGAATACGTTGGGTTTCATATTTGGATTATACGCAGCTCTCCGTCGATCGGGGCACATCAAATGGACATTCATCGACTGCTCGCAAGCGTCGTGCTGCGAAGACCCGCGTAAGTGGTGCCGTTTCAACGAATCGGTCACGATGTTGCTGACCGGACCGTATTGAACAGCTCGAGCAATGTCGCCAGCTTGACGGGCTTGACGTAGTAGTGGTCGAACCCAGTTTCCTGTTGCCGCTGGCGGTCTGCTTCACTGGGGGTGTAGCCGGTCAAGGCGCACATGATCACGTCCTTGAATTCCGGCTTCTCGCGCAATCGTTGGGCAACTTGATAGCCATCCATGCCTGGTAAGCCGATATCGAGCAGTATGATCTCGGGCCGCGACCTCGAAGCCATTTCCAGGGCTGCCAGGCCGCTACGAGCCAACTGGACGTCGTGCCCGTACAGCCGCAACAGCAGGCTCAAGGTGTCACCGGCATCAACATTATCTTCCACGACCAACACCGGCGAGCCCCACCAAGAAAATGGAGTACTCCTTCGCATCCGTCGCCAATAGGTCAAAGCGCTCGCCCATCTCCTGTGAGGAGAGTTTCGGGGGGTGTTCGGATGACATAGTTTCCACCATTTCTGTTTTAGAGCGCGCCGCCACGTCCGCCGGCTCGGGACGAGGCCTGCCAGCAGAGCGTATTGCCATTTAGCCCATCGCCCAACACTTGCACTCAACACCGCGCCGGCACCCCAACAAAAAAACCGACGTGACCAAGCACCGTGAGGTACTGGGTCACGTCGGCTTACTCGTAAACGAGCCTCCCGGCGGGCCGGGCTGCTCTTTCATAGTCGTTCGACGAATTCTGCACGCTGTCGGAGCCGCCCCCTGCCAAGGCCGTTCTCAGATGCCTTTACTCTAGTGTTTTCCGTGCAGAACGACAGCGTAATTCCGTCTGAATTCATCAAATGGCAACTTGCGTCTAGTGGCAGCACGCCGTTGCGCCTGGCGTATTTCGACGCGTGTATCAGCTTTTTCATAATCGGCGACGATTGCCGAGGCACGCCCTGGTAATCCCTTGTTTCTCCGGCTGCAATCGCTGATTCTGACAGAATAAGGCCACTCTGGCGATCAGGCATCGCTAGAATGCGTGCAGGTGGATGACTTCTCAACTGGTCCCGCGCTCTCTGCGCGTTCCCTCTGGCCGAGCCGACCATCTCCAACGCAAGAGGTGGTTATGCAAGATCCCAATATCGTCTACACGAGAATCGATCCGAATTCGCGCCAAGAAACCCCGGTGACTGTTGGCGGTGTCCTCGATGCCTTGCGAATTCAACGTCAGCGGCTCTTAGTGCGGTCCGGTGAATGGCTGCGGAAGTATGAGGCGCGGCAGCCGATTGTTCTCGAACTACCGCGCGATTGACGTCGCACGGGCATCTATTTGGAGCACACAATGAATACCTTCCGGGTGTGGACCCGATCCTTGGGCAACGTCTCGCGAGTACGCGTGGAAGGGAATGAGAACACTCGATGGCTGATTGATCGATTGAGTCAGTCGTTCATGTTCAAGAACTGCAAACCGATCTTCGAGGATCCAGGCGGTCAGTGCAGCACATTCGAAGTATCGTACGGCGCGCAGATTTCTCGATCGACCGTGGAGAGACAACTTGCCCAATTGTCCGAGGTGACATTGATCGTGGAATTAACTTGATAGCGAGGCGACCACGCTGAGCAGGGGTGTTGAACCTCGGTTGATGTACCGGCGATCCGAGAGCCGCCAAGTGTCCCGTAAACTAGCTAACCTCGGTGCCCGAGACAAAAGAATTGTGGTGTTGCGACGGGCTTACCGCCGATGCTCTGGAGTATTCGTTTGGAGTTCGCGTCCCATCACGGCGCGCGCGTTCCTAACCGACAAGCAACGCACGCAGAAAGTGACTCTTGAGCAATGGCAACAATGTCCGAGCTCGTAAAAAAGTGATGGGATATCTGGCGGGTCTACTCCGATCGCATGTTTGATCTCACCGCTCGAGCACCGATCTGGGTTCCTCGCGAATCACAAACCCTGTCATTTGGGTGGAACCTATTGGGAAACTGCCATTTGAGGGTGAACAACAAACGCGGATTATGTTCGCGCGATTTGAGAGTCCACAATCGCTGCAATGATCGCCTTGACTTCCATGGACAGGGAGGACCATGTGTCAATGACATGTTGTAATTCGTTGTCTAACAACGCCAAATAGTGTCCCTTGATGCAACCGATCCGGCAAGAGATCGATGGCCTGCTGCTGCGTGGTGTGTTCAGCAGCAGCGCCAAGTTGGCCGGCATGTGCGAGCCGTTGTGGAAACATCGCGCGTGGCTCTGGACGTTTATCGAGGTCGAGGGGATCGAACCGACCAACAACGCCAGCGAGCGCCGGGCACCGCCGCGCAGCGGTGGTCGGCGGCACGCCGTCATCTGGCGCAAGCTTTCCTTCGGCACGCAGAGTGCCGCCGGCAGCCGCTTCGTCGAGACCGCGCTGACCGTCATCGAAACCTGCCGCCAACAGCAACGCAGCGCCTTCGACTACTTCACCACCGCCGTCGCCGCCCACTTCGCCAGCCCCCCCTCACTCCTCTCCGGGGCGTGAACGGTTACCGTGTGTCACGACGACTGGCACGAAGAAAATACATTTTAAGACACGTTCTTAGACTCGCTGCGCGGCATCGCCGTGGAGCGGCTTTCCGCAGGTTGCTGGTTCGATTCCAGCCGGGCGTGCTTCTCTATGGCGTTTGGGTGTTGGCGGGCGAAATGGGAATCGAGTCGTGCGAAGCTGTCGATTCTAATTGCTGGCCGCTGGCTCGATTCTTTGCTTTCTTGTGGTGGTCAGATTGTTGACTGCTAGGGTACGCCATTCTTCGACGGTGACGGGGTGGTCTTCGGTTGCGGTGTCGTAGACAGAGATGGATTCTTGGAAGAGTTTGTCGGCGCGCGCCAGGTCGCCGTGCTGGAGCGCTGCTTCGCCCATGGAGTTAAGGATCGAACCGACGAGGAGGCTATCTTCGCCCAAGGTTTTTCGGCGCATGCGCAGGGCTTCTTCGTAGCACCGGTCGGCCTCGTCATAGCGGTTTCGACGCGACAGGAAGTGGGCCAGATCCTCCAGGCGATAACTCACCCAGGGCCCTTCGGGAACGCTCCGACGCTCTGCTTCGACGAGATCGCGCAGCGATTGCTCGGCGGCGGCGTATTCGCCGGCGCGTTCCAGGTAGTTCACAATCGGCGTTTGGAAGTACAACACGATGGGATGGCGCTCACCGAGCACGCCGCGGGCAAGTTCTTGCGACTTGCGCATGTGATCCACGGCTTCGTGCCATTGTTCTTTGCGTTCGGCGGCCATCCCCAGGACCATGTTCGAGATTATTCCAGCGGGCCGCTGGTCGCCGTTGGCGGCAGAGAGTTGTTTGGTCGCCGCCACGGCCAGAAGCATGGCCTCGCCCGTTCGCTCTTGAGCAATCAGGGTGTAGGCCAAGGCCAGACGCGAAAAGATCGTGCGCTGATCTTTGGGGCCGTACAGCGATTCTTGGATCGTAATCGCCTCACGAAGCAGTTGCTCCGACTCCTTAAGGAGCGTCGCATTGGTGTAGCCAGTGCTAATGTGCCAACCGAGTTGGAACATCGTGTCGGCGGCTGGGCCACTCTTGGGACCGAAGTGTCGCTGACGAATCGCTAG contains the following coding sequences:
- a CDS encoding DUF2294 domain-containing protein, whose product is MKTQGEIEAAICAGIARFEQEYMGRGPKDIHTHLIGDLLVVRLLGVLTAAEQQLVKTSPVEKGRDLLKQVRTQLIETARPLLEAMVEGVTGVKVLSVHHDISTKTAEEVIILTLSEAPGVRETKRK
- a CDS encoding GlsB/YeaQ/YmgE family stress response membrane protein, which encodes MELFMGMLLWFVLGVAAGSMARWIMPGPPAGGIMVAIGVGLAGAFAGGLIGTLAIGDKSTPFDFVSLLMAIAGLLISLFAYRALAMRLAESDA
- a CDS encoding DUF2294 family protein, which encodes MNTASTNMAQQIALAASEFQRQRTGHSPKTVTVVLSADTLVVTLHGVLSPAEEALAKSAAGAAQVQEFHRQLFASSSEPLRQEIKRITGVEVRDATAEIEPSTGAVVHVFTSGTMVQVFLLTESLPEDKWNGSDL
- a CDS encoding response regulator, which codes for MEDNVDAGDTLSLLLRLYGHDVQLARSGLAALEMASRSRPEIILLDIGLPGMDGYQVAQRLREKPEFKDVIMCALTGYTPSEADRQRQQETGFDHYYVKPVKLATLLELFNTVRSATS
- a CDS encoding transposase, producing MMQPIRQEIDGLLLRGVFSSSAKLAGMCEPLWKHRAWLWTFIEVEGIEPTNNASERRAPPRSGGRRHAVIWRKLSFGTQSAAGSRFVETALTVIETCRQQQRSAFDYFTTAVAAHFASPPSLLSGA